The sequence TGTGGACAGAGCTAGAAACTGTTAAGTTACCTGATGGTTTTAAAGCAGAAGAAATAACATATGGTGAAGATAAAGTTGAGATGGCAGTATCTGAAGAACAAGACCTAGTTCTTGCTTACCTTACAGACAAAGACGGCAAAAACGGAATTTTCTACGTGTATGACTCAGAGTCTAACCAGCTATACCCCCACTTTACTTTCAACTCCCGCAGTAACTATACAATCCTTCAAGTAGGTGCTAATACTACAATTCCAGAAGGTTATGTGGAAACGGAACTTACACTAGATGAACAAACAGTGCAAGCATGGAAACAAGAATCAGGAGAAAATCCAGATTTCTTCCTGATTTATGCCATGAACTCAGAAGGTGAAAAAGGATTTTACCTATATGACAGTTCTGAAGGAACTATACAAAAATTCTTTGATAAGACTGTCATAGTAGAAGTAGAAATTGAGCCAGAACCCCAAACTTTCTTTGAAAAGCTTACAAGTGATAAGACCCTAATGGCACTTATGGCAACACTAACTGTTATAATCCTTACCCTAACAGGTACACCCGCAAACTGATTTCAGTTTGCGGGGGTTTAAGGTCTACTGCCAATTATATTCCAAGCTGTTCAATCATACCTGCAATAACATTTACTGAGTCTTCAAAAAGACTTGCTTTATCATTGCTGAGTTTAATGTCTAGGGTACCCATTATTCCCTTTTTCCCTATTATAGCTGGGTAACTATAGGTTATATCTCTTCCATTATATTTTTGCATGTAGCACACTGGCAGCACTTCCTTTGTATCATACACAATTGCTTCTATAACTTGGCAGATAGCTATTCCCACAGAATAATATGTACCGCCCTTCAGTGCTATTACCTTTGCTCCACCGTATTTAGTATCATGGATAATATCTTTCATCCTATCTTCTGTAATGGCTCCATAATGCCGTAGAGGTAATCCAGACACAGTTATATCATCTTCTAAAACAACCATAGAGTCACCATGTTCACCTATAACCATGGCATTTACTTTTTGAGGATGAACTCCAAGCTCCTTTCCTACTAAGGATCTGAAACGAAGCAGATCCAGTACATTACCCAAACCGAAAACCTGGTTCTTCCTTTCTCCGAAAACCTTTTGAACTAAATGTGTCATAACATCCACAGGATTAGAAACCATAAGTACCAAAGCATCAGGGGCATTTGCTAACACTCTTTCCCCTATATCCCTTATAACATTTATATTCTTAGCTGCTAAATCTAATCTACTCTCACCTGGTTTTCTAGGTATCCCCGCAGTGATAACAACTATATCTGAACCGGATATTCTTGAGTAATCGCCCCAGATGACATCTACATTTGCCAGCTCAGCGGTCCCGTGTAATAAGTCTAGCTGCTCCCCCTTAGATCTATCTGTATTAACATCTACCAAAACAATCTCTCTAGCCAATCCCTTAAGCATCATAGCATAAGCAGTAGTAGTACCAACTCTGCCACAACCAATAATGGAAATTTTCATAAATACACCTCCGATAGTTCTATATATTATATCATTAATTACCCGCACAACCCCAGAAAGGTGACAAAGAAAGAAAACTATGAGCGGCTGAAGCTTTAGTATACTAACTGTCTACAAAATCATAGATACATACCTTATAACAATAGGGTAAAAAGCTACTATGCATACATATCTTGCAAGCTGCAATATGGCAACCTTTGGTCCATCCCCACCTAACTCCCTTGCTATGAGAGCCATGTCTGACAAACCACCTGGAGCGCTTGCCAGTAAGGCAGTAGTTATCTCTATCTTACTAACTTTGCTTATAATAAAGCCAATACATAAATTAACTACAATTATTCCCACAAGCATAATAATTGCGGGTACAAGCACACTTTGTAATGCGATTACGTCAGCATAGGTCATCCTAGATCCTATAAGTATTCCTGCAAAAACTTGGGTTGCTCTCCTTAATTTAAGGGGCATATAACCTCTACCTGTGAAAATATTCAGCGCCCCAACACCAACCATGGCAAAAGTCATGGTACCTGCTGGTATCCCAATCTTATAACCAACTAGACCTAAAGCAATAGCGGTACCTAGTGTAAAAAGTAAGTTAACAAAGCTCTCTTTACTAGCTTTTCCTTTGTCATCCATACTTGTTTCAACAGTAGCTGCTACTTCATCCATGGCTACTTTGTCCTGCCCTTTATTGGCATATACTTTTGTATGTATAAACTTCATTATAGCTGGAAGCACTGTAAAGACTATCATTAACCTCACCATCTGTAGTATAGCCACCTTGGATGTATCCGCACCCATATCATTACTTATTAAAGACATATCCACTATACCACCTGGAGCACTGGCAAAAAGAGAAGTTACCAAATCTATCCCTGTTGTCTTGCTCATTATATATCCCATTAGGATATTTAGTAGCATCATACTGGAAACCATCAGTATAGCTGATTTTATCATGTACTTTATATCCATAACATCCTTACGCCCCACACCGGAACCAATAAATGCACCTGCTGCCATCTGAGTTAATATCCTTACGTCTTGAGGCATAAAACTACGCCCTGTTGTTATATTAAAAGCAGCAATGGCTATCATTGAACCTACCATCATCCCAGCTGGAACCTTAAGCTTAAATGCTGTGAATCCCCCTATAAACCCTACAATAATTGTTAAAATTAAGTTCTCCATATACTCAACTTTCCTCTCTTCGAGCCAAAATTAAAGCCATCCATACGGACAGCTTTAATTATACCACAAATATTTCGAGTGTAGAACTAAAATATATAATTGTACACCCTGATTACCAGACAGCTATTGCACCATCTGTACGCATCTCAGTTCCTCCCCTTAGAACCCCAGTCTTAGGATCTCTCCAGATAATTTGACCCCTACCAAAACTTCCAGAATTACTAGCAATCTGTACCTGATGTCCCTTTGATGCTAATCCTTGGACAAGATGGCTCGGCATTGATTGCTCTACTAACACAGTCTTGTCCTTCATCCATTGCCAACGGGGTGCATCTAGAGCAGCTTGGGGATTTAAGTGGAAATCAATTGTATTCATAACAACTTGCATATGACCTTGGGGTTGCATAAAACCACCCATTACACCAAAGGGCCCTACAGGTACATTATCCTTTGTAAGGAAGCCCGGAATAATTGTATGAAGCGTCTTTTTGTTTGGTGCTAGTGCATTATCATGGTTTGGATCCATGGAGAAGTTATGACCACGATTTTGCAGGGCAATACCTGTTCCAGGTACCACAAGACCTGAGCCAAAACCCATATAGTTACTTTGAATATATGACACCATATTACCTTCTTCATCTGCTGTAGCTAAATACACTGTACCACCACGGGGTGGTTCTCCAGCTTCAGGCATCAATGCCTCGTCCCCTATTAGGCCCCTTCTGGTTTTTGTGTACTCTTCAGAAAGCAATTTTTCCACTGTGGTTTTCATGTGCCCGGGGTCCGTTATATACTTCAGTCCATCTGCAAAGGCAAGTTTCATGGCCTCAATTTGCTTGTGTAGTGTATCAACACTATCACGATGGGAAAATTCAAATCCCTTTACAATATTTAGCGCCATAAGTGCAACAAGCCCTTGACCATTAGGTGGTATCTCCCATACATCATATCCTTTGTAGTTCACACCGATAGGATCAACCCACTCTGGCTTAAAGTTTTGTAAGTCCTCTTTACTTAAAAATCCACCATACTCTTTAGAGAATGCATCTATTTTATCTGCCAACTCTCCTTCATAAAAAGACTTTGCGCCAGTCTCACCTATGAGGCGTAGGGTTTCTGCATGTCCTTTAGATGACCAAACCTCACCTACTTCAGGTGCCCTACCAGCTGGTGCAAATGTCTCAAACCAATGTTTGAATTCATTACCACTTAAACTTTTCTTATAATTGTTGTAAGCAGCTTTCCAGTAATAAGCCAATGTAGGTGATAGAGGATACCCATTTTTCGCATACTCTATAGCAGGCTGTAGCACTTCTATCAAAGGTAGTTTTCCAAATTTTTCCGATAACTCAGCCCATGCTCCAGGAGCTCCAGGAACTGTAACAGGAATCCAACCAAACTTTGGAATTTCCTCATGGCCCTTCTCTTTAACTGCATCCATAGATATGGAGCTTGGTGAAGGTCCACTGGAATTTAATCCGTGTAGTTTATCCTTTGTCCAAACAAGGGCAAAAGCATCCCCACCTATTCCATTGGAAGTGGGTTCGACCACTGTAAGACATGCAGCAGCAGCTATGGCAGAATCTATAGCATTACCACCCTTTTTCAAAATGTCTAATCCAGCC comes from Alkalicella caledoniensis and encodes:
- a CDS encoding AbrB family transcriptional regulator, producing the protein MENLILTIIVGFIGGFTAFKLKVPAGMMVGSMIAIAAFNITTGRSFMPQDVRILTQMAAGAFIGSGVGRKDVMDIKYMIKSAILMVSSMMLLNILMGYIMSKTTGIDLVTSLFASAPGGIVDMSLISNDMGADTSKVAILQMVRLMIVFTVLPAIMKFIHTKVYANKGQDKVAMDEVAATVETSMDDKGKASKESFVNLLFTLGTAIALGLVGYKIGIPAGTMTFAMVGVGALNIFTGRGYMPLKLRRATQVFAGILIGSRMTYADVIALQSVLVPAIIMLVGIIVVNLCIGFIISKVSKIEITTALLASAPGGLSDMALIARELGGDGPKVAILQLARYVCIVAFYPIVIRYVSMIL
- a CDS encoding malate dehydrogenase; translation: MKISIIGCGRVGTTTAYAMMLKGLAREIVLVDVNTDRSKGEQLDLLHGTAELANVDVIWGDYSRISGSDIVVITAGIPRKPGESRLDLAAKNINVIRDIGERVLANAPDALVLMVSNPVDVMTHLVQKVFGERKNQVFGLGNVLDLLRFRSLVGKELGVHPQKVNAMVIGEHGDSMVVLEDDITVSGLPLRHYGAITEDRMKDIIHDTKYGGAKVIALKGGTYYSVGIAICQVIEAIVYDTKEVLPVCYMQKYNGRDITYSYPAIIGKKGIMGTLDIKLSNDKASLFEDSVNVIAGMIEQLGI
- a CDS encoding gamma-glutamyltransferase family protein is translated as MLFENANEYPYSSQRMVTYGKKGMVATSQPLAAQAGLDILKKGGNAIDSAIAAAACLTVVEPTSNGIGGDAFALVWTKDKLHGLNSSGPSPSSISMDAVKEKGHEEIPKFGWIPVTVPGAPGAWAELSEKFGKLPLIEVLQPAIEYAKNGYPLSPTLAYYWKAAYNNYKKSLSGNEFKHWFETFAPAGRAPEVGEVWSSKGHAETLRLIGETGAKSFYEGELADKIDAFSKEYGGFLSKEDLQNFKPEWVDPIGVNYKGYDVWEIPPNGQGLVALMALNIVKGFEFSHRDSVDTLHKQIEAMKLAFADGLKYITDPGHMKTTVEKLLSEEYTKTRRGLIGDEALMPEAGEPPRGGTVYLATADEEGNMVSYIQSNYMGFGSGLVVPGTGIALQNRGHNFSMDPNHDNALAPNKKTLHTIIPGFLTKDNVPVGPFGVMGGFMQPQGHMQVVMNTIDFHLNPQAALDAPRWQWMKDKTVLVEQSMPSHLVQGLASKGHQVQIASNSGSFGRGQIIWRDPKTGVLRGGTEMRTDGAIAVW